One Roseomonas sp. OT10 DNA window includes the following coding sequences:
- a CDS encoding nitrilase-related carbon-nitrogen hydrolase, translating to MAPPDTLRIALAQCNPHPGAMERNADRLLALRAEAAAQGADLLLTPELGIAGHAPQDLPRLPDVQAACDAALARLAAATADGGPGMVVGGPWAEGGRRFDAVTLLDGGRVVARRARHAPSGEDGFDPGPAPGPVAFRGIRLGLLPGEDAWTPEVAETLAESGAELLLSTHASPFVLGRSDRRVERAVPRVVETGLPFVFLNRIGGLGEGVADGASFVLNADCSLAATLPAFAEALAVTDWSRDGQGGWRCAARPLLPWLGEEEATWRALVLGLRDHVERNGCPGVVLDLAGGPGAALAAACAVDALGAGRVRGVLLPGPDTTAERLEEAEACAGRLGLRCATVPLAPALDAFAALLAPALAPLPPGDSREGAAREAIPPRARAAALLALSDATGDLPLATVDRSGLAVGEAAPGDGFALLKDLYRTDLLRLARWRNANRPAGLLGPEGPVVPERAIAAPPVRDGLPPQPALDAILHGLVEREAGVEALVAEGLDREAVRRVWRLLAEGAYKRRQSPPGLTLFARPNGRDRRAPITHGYTAAAATGGAPPPVPPEARGDRRQPEPVA from the coding sequence ATGGCCCCGCCCGACACGCTCCGGATCGCGCTCGCCCAGTGCAACCCGCATCCGGGCGCGATGGAGCGGAACGCCGACCGCCTCCTGGCGCTTCGGGCCGAGGCGGCGGCGCAGGGGGCCGACCTGCTGCTGACCCCGGAGCTGGGCATCGCCGGCCATGCGCCCCAGGATCTTCCGCGCCTCCCGGACGTCCAGGCCGCCTGCGACGCGGCGCTGGCGCGGCTGGCGGCGGCCACGGCGGATGGCGGGCCGGGGATGGTGGTCGGCGGCCCCTGGGCGGAGGGCGGCCGGCGCTTCGACGCCGTCACCCTGCTCGATGGCGGCCGGGTCGTGGCGCGGCGGGCCAGGCACGCGCCGTCCGGGGAGGACGGCTTCGACCCCGGCCCCGCGCCCGGCCCGGTGGCCTTCCGCGGCATCCGGCTGGGCCTGCTGCCCGGCGAGGACGCCTGGACCCCCGAGGTGGCGGAAACCCTGGCGGAAAGCGGGGCGGAGCTGCTTCTCTCGACCCACGCCAGCCCCTTCGTCCTGGGCCGCTCCGACCGCCGGGTGGAGCGGGCGGTGCCCCGGGTGGTGGAGACCGGCCTGCCCTTCGTCTTCCTCAACCGGATCGGCGGGCTGGGGGAGGGGGTCGCCGACGGCGCCTCCTTCGTGCTGAACGCCGACTGCTCCCTCGCCGCGACGCTGCCCGCCTTCGCCGAGGCGCTGGCCGTCACCGACTGGTCGCGCGACGGTCAGGGCGGCTGGCGCTGCGCCGCGCGGCCCCTGCTGCCCTGGCTGGGAGAGGAGGAGGCGACCTGGCGCGCCCTGGTGCTGGGCCTGCGCGACCATGTGGAGCGGAACGGCTGCCCCGGCGTGGTGCTGGATCTCGCCGGCGGCCCCGGCGCCGCCCTCGCCGCCGCCTGCGCCGTGGATGCGCTGGGCGCCGGCCGGGTCCGCGGCGTCCTGCTGCCCGGCCCCGATACCACCGCGGAGCGGCTGGAGGAGGCCGAAGCCTGCGCCGGGCGGCTGGGGCTGCGCTGCGCGACCGTCCCGCTCGCCCCGGCCCTGGACGCCTTCGCCGCCCTGCTTGCGCCCGCGCTGGCTCCCCTGCCACCGGGGGATTCCAGGGAGGGGGCCGCCCGGGAGGCCATCCCGCCCCGCGCCCGCGCCGCCGCCCTGCTGGCGCTGTCCGACGCGACGGGCGACCTGCCGCTGGCCACCGTCGACAGGAGCGGGCTGGCCGTCGGGGAGGCCGCTCCCGGGGACGGCTTCGCGCTCCTGAAGGACCTGTACCGGACGGACCTCCTCCGCCTCGCCCGCTGGCGCAACGCGAACCGCCCCGCCGGCCTGCTGGGCCCGGAGGGCCCGGTCGTGCCGGAGCGGGCGATCGCGGCGCCCCCTGTCCGGGACGGCCTGCCGCCCCAGCCCGCGCTGGACGCCATCCTGCACGGGCTGGTGGAGCGGGAGGCGGGGGTGGAGGCGCTGGTCGCGGAGGGGCTGGACCGCGAGGCCGTGCGGCGGGTCTGGCGCCTGCTGGCCGAGGGCGCGTACAAGCGCCGCCAATCGCCGCCGGGCCTGACTCTCTTCGCCCGCCCCAACGGGCGGGACCGGCGCGCCCCGATCACCCACGGCTACACGGCCGCCGCCGCGACGGGCGGGGCCCCGCCGCCGGTCCCGCCCGAGGCGCGCGGCGACCGGCGCCAGCCCGAACCCGTCGCCTGA